From the Herpetosiphonaceae bacterium genome, one window contains:
- a CDS encoding dihydrofolate reductase family protein, translated as MAKLVFGMNQSLDGYVDHLAFAPSPTLFRHFIQEAQGQAGSVYGRHMYEIMRYWDDDHPDWDAAEHAFAAAWRTQPKWVVSRSLPAVGPNARLVADDLAGAIRALKAERDGEIEVAGPALAHSLTELGLIDEYRIYLHPVVLGHGTPYFAGARPPLRLMTHDRMDEDVIRLTYVPA; from the coding sequence ATGGCGAAGCTCGTGTTCGGAATGAACCAGTCCCTGGACGGCTACGTGGATCATCTGGCGTTTGCGCCAAGCCCCACGCTCTTTCGCCACTTCATCCAGGAGGCGCAGGGACAGGCGGGCAGTGTGTACGGTCGCCACATGTATGAGATCATGCGGTACTGGGACGACGATCATCCTGACTGGGATGCCGCGGAACACGCCTTCGCGGCGGCGTGGCGGACCCAGCCGAAATGGGTCGTCTCGCGCTCGTTGCCGGCGGTCGGCCCCAACGCCCGGCTGGTTGCGGATGATCTTGCGGGCGCGATCCGCGCGCTGAAGGCCGAGCGCGACGGGGAGATCGAAGTGGCTGGCCCGGCCTTGGCCCACAGCCTCACCGAACTGGGCCTGATCGATGAGTATCGAATCTACCTGCACCCCGTCGTGCTGGGTCACGGCACGCCCTATTTCGCCGGAGCGCGGCCGCCGCTCCGCCTGATGACGCATGATCGGATGGACGAGGATGTGATCCGGTTGACCTACGTTCCTGCTTAA
- a CDS encoding SDR family NAD(P)-dependent oxidoreductase encodes MVLGCRDLERGNAAATAIQRATGTTRVAVLRLDVADQQSIRSAVRAFKHTYDRLDVLINNAAVYTAARRLTPDGLEVMLATNHLGPFLLTTLLYDPAELPTPSRILTLTAPSTTELTFDDLQGTQHWRAVRAFGASKMCNLLCTCELARRLAGTGVTVNAVHPGLVRSDFMQEAAAPIRWLLKLVSSTPEQAAAGPVYLASSPAVADVTGTFFKGTQPIAASPYAHAPAVQQRLWRVSAKLTHVA; translated from the coding sequence GTGGTCCTTGGGTGCCGTGATCTGGAGCGTGGTAACGCTGCCGCGACCGCCATCCAGCGCGCGACGGGCACGACGCGCGTGGCGGTCTTGCGCCTCGATGTAGCCGACCAGCAGTCAATTCGCTCCGCGGTGCGCGCCTTCAAGCACACCTATGATCGACTCGATGTCCTCATCAACAACGCAGCGGTCTACACCGCAGCGCGGCGACTGACCCCGGATGGCTTGGAGGTGATGTTGGCGACCAACCATCTTGGTCCGTTTCTCTTGACTACCTTGCTGTACGATCCAGCGGAGCTGCCAACCCCTTCGCGCATCCTCACCCTCACCGCCCCCTCGACCACTGAACTCACTTTTGATGATCTGCAGGGTACCCAGCACTGGCGTGCGGTGCGGGCCTTCGGTGCGTCCAAGATGTGCAATCTCCTCTGTACGTGTGAGCTCGCCCGGCGGCTTGCAGGCACCGGCGTCACCGTCAATGCCGTGCATCCCGGCCTGGTCAGGTCCGATTTCATGCAGGAAGCGGCCGCGCCCATCCGGTGGCTCCTGAAGCTGGTGTCGTCCACCCCAGAGCAAGCCGCCGCCGGACCCGTCTATCTTGCCTCGTCACCGGCGGTGGCTGACGTGACCGGCACGTTCTTCAAAGGTACGCAACCGATTGCAGCGAGCCCCTACGCGCACGCGCCTGCCGTGCAGCAACGCCTGTGGCGGGTCAGTGCCAAATTGACGCACGTCGCGTAA